The following are from one region of the Myotis daubentonii chromosome 2, mMyoDau2.1, whole genome shotgun sequence genome:
- the BHLHE41 gene encoding class E basic helix-loop-helix protein 41 isoform X1 has protein sequence MDEGIPHLQERQLLEHRDFIGLDYSSLYMCKPKRSMKRDDSKDTYKLPHRLIEKKRRDRINECIAQLKDLLPEHLKLTTLGHLEKAVVLELTLKHLKALTALTEQQHQKIIALQNGERSLKSPIQSDLDAFHSGFQTCAKEVLQYLSRFESWTPREPRCVQLINHLHAVATQFLPTPQLLTPQVPLSQGTGASSAAAPAGSKAAPCLERTGQKLEPLAHCVPVIQRTQPGAELAAEHDTDTDSGYGGEAEARPDREKGHGAGASRVTIKQEPPGEDSPAPKRMKLDSGGGAAAALLGPDPAAAAAALLRPDAALLSSLVAFGGGGGAPFAQPAAAAAPFCLPFYFLSPSAAAAAYMQPFLDKSGLEKYLYPAAAAAPFPLLYPGIHAPAAAAAAAAAAAAAAAFPCLSSVLSPPPEKAGAAAAATLLPHEVAPPGARHPPHPHGRTHLPFAGPREHGKPESSAQEDPSQPGKKAP, from the exons ATGGACGAAGGAATTCCTCATTTGCAAGAGAGACAGTTACTGGAACATAGAGATTTTATAGG CCTGGACTATTCCTCTTTGTATATGTGTAAACCCAAAAGGAGCATGAAGCGAGACGATAGCAAG GATACCTATAAATTACCGCATAGAttgatagaaaagaaaagaagagaccGGATTAATGAATGCATTGCTCAGCTGAAAGATTTACTGCCTGAACATCTGAAGTTGACA ACGCTGGGGCATCTGGAGAAAGCGGTAGTCTTGGAATTAACTTTGAAACACTTAAAAGCTTTAACAGCCTTAACCGAGCAGCAGCATCAGAAGATAATTGCTCTACAGAATG GGGAGCGATCTCTGAAATCGCCCATTCAGTCCGACTTGGACGCGTTCCACTCGGGATTTCAAACATGCGCCAAAGAAGTCTTGCAATACCTCTCCCGGTTTGAGAGCTGGACGCCCAGGGAGCCGCGGTGCGTCCAGCTGATCAACCACTTGCACGCCGTGGCCACCCAGTtcttgcccaccccccagctgttGACTCCACAGGTCCCCCTGAGCCAAGGCACCGGGGCGTCCtcggccgccgcccccgccgggTCCAAGGCCGCCCCCTGCCTGGAGCGCACGGGGCAGAAGCTGGAGCCCCTCGCCCACTGCGTGCCGGTCATCCAGCGGACTCAGCCCGGCGCCGAGCTCGCGGCCGAGCACGACACGGACACCGACAGCGGCTACGGCGGCGAGGCCGAGGCCCGGCCGGACCGCGAGAAGGGCCACGGCGCGGGGGCGAGCCGCGTCACCATCAAGCAGGAGCCCCCCGGGGAGGACTCGCCGGCGCCCAAGAGGATGAAGCTGGAttccgggggcggggcggcggccgCGCTCCTGGGGCCCgaccccgccgccgccgccgccgcgctgcTGAGACCCGACGCCGCCCTGCTCAGCTCCCTGGTGGCGTTCGGCGGAGGCGGGGGCGCGCCCTTCGCGCAGCCCGCGGCCGCCGCGGCCCCCTTCTGCCTGCCGTTCTACTTCCTCTCGCcctcggccgccgccgccgcctacATGCAGCCCTTCCTGGACAAGAGCGGCCTGGAGAAGTACCTGTACCCGGCGGCGGCCGCCGCCCCGTTCCCCCTGCTGTACCCCGGCATCCACGCCccggcggccgccgccgccgccgccgccgctgccgccgccgccgccgccttcccCTGCCTGTCCTCGGTGTTGTCGCCCCCTCCCGAGAAGgcgggcgccgccgccgccgcgacCCTGCTGCCGCACGAGGTGGCCCCCCCGGGGGCGCGGCACCCCCCGCACCCGCACGGCCGCACCCACCTGCCCTTCGCCGGCCCCCGCGAGCACGGGAAGCCGGAGAGCTCTGCTCAGGAAGATCCCTCGCAGCCGGGAAAGAAAGCCCCCTGA
- the BHLHE41 gene encoding class E basic helix-loop-helix protein 41 isoform X2 encodes MDEGIPHLQERQLLEHRDFIGLDYSSLYMCKPKRSMKRDDSKTLGHLEKAVVLELTLKHLKALTALTEQQHQKIIALQNGERSLKSPIQSDLDAFHSGFQTCAKEVLQYLSRFESWTPREPRCVQLINHLHAVATQFLPTPQLLTPQVPLSQGTGASSAAAPAGSKAAPCLERTGQKLEPLAHCVPVIQRTQPGAELAAEHDTDTDSGYGGEAEARPDREKGHGAGASRVTIKQEPPGEDSPAPKRMKLDSGGGAAAALLGPDPAAAAAALLRPDAALLSSLVAFGGGGGAPFAQPAAAAAPFCLPFYFLSPSAAAAAYMQPFLDKSGLEKYLYPAAAAAPFPLLYPGIHAPAAAAAAAAAAAAAAAFPCLSSVLSPPPEKAGAAAAATLLPHEVAPPGARHPPHPHGRTHLPFAGPREHGKPESSAQEDPSQPGKKAP; translated from the exons ATGGACGAAGGAATTCCTCATTTGCAAGAGAGACAGTTACTGGAACATAGAGATTTTATAGG CCTGGACTATTCCTCTTTGTATATGTGTAAACCCAAAAGGAGCATGAAGCGAGACGATAGCAAG ACGCTGGGGCATCTGGAGAAAGCGGTAGTCTTGGAATTAACTTTGAAACACTTAAAAGCTTTAACAGCCTTAACCGAGCAGCAGCATCAGAAGATAATTGCTCTACAGAATG GGGAGCGATCTCTGAAATCGCCCATTCAGTCCGACTTGGACGCGTTCCACTCGGGATTTCAAACATGCGCCAAAGAAGTCTTGCAATACCTCTCCCGGTTTGAGAGCTGGACGCCCAGGGAGCCGCGGTGCGTCCAGCTGATCAACCACTTGCACGCCGTGGCCACCCAGTtcttgcccaccccccagctgttGACTCCACAGGTCCCCCTGAGCCAAGGCACCGGGGCGTCCtcggccgccgcccccgccgggTCCAAGGCCGCCCCCTGCCTGGAGCGCACGGGGCAGAAGCTGGAGCCCCTCGCCCACTGCGTGCCGGTCATCCAGCGGACTCAGCCCGGCGCCGAGCTCGCGGCCGAGCACGACACGGACACCGACAGCGGCTACGGCGGCGAGGCCGAGGCCCGGCCGGACCGCGAGAAGGGCCACGGCGCGGGGGCGAGCCGCGTCACCATCAAGCAGGAGCCCCCCGGGGAGGACTCGCCGGCGCCCAAGAGGATGAAGCTGGAttccgggggcggggcggcggccgCGCTCCTGGGGCCCgaccccgccgccgccgccgccgcgctgcTGAGACCCGACGCCGCCCTGCTCAGCTCCCTGGTGGCGTTCGGCGGAGGCGGGGGCGCGCCCTTCGCGCAGCCCGCGGCCGCCGCGGCCCCCTTCTGCCTGCCGTTCTACTTCCTCTCGCcctcggccgccgccgccgcctacATGCAGCCCTTCCTGGACAAGAGCGGCCTGGAGAAGTACCTGTACCCGGCGGCGGCCGCCGCCCCGTTCCCCCTGCTGTACCCCGGCATCCACGCCccggcggccgccgccgccgccgccgccgctgccgccgccgccgccgccttcccCTGCCTGTCCTCGGTGTTGTCGCCCCCTCCCGAGAAGgcgggcgccgccgccgccgcgacCCTGCTGCCGCACGAGGTGGCCCCCCCGGGGGCGCGGCACCCCCCGCACCCGCACGGCCGCACCCACCTGCCCTTCGCCGGCCCCCGCGAGCACGGGAAGCCGGAGAGCTCTGCTCAGGAAGATCCCTCGCAGCCGGGAAAGAAAGCCCCCTGA